From the Myxococcales bacterium genome, one window contains:
- a CDS encoding ATP-binding protein, translating to MQGNLAEATFIGTPVTDIYFAWKQRSAQEEEILALDRDDPLLDHGGVHPFAATIPNFNLGPLEGRLVPGPGYSRIGIKPVRMSVRKAPAELSISWDAKSREARVRSEQISKTGQLHLALHHLVLEEDEAPETRSLPKPVPVSVGLWSDAAPDVIIDLGMSKTVVLAADSGPFLWASDESAPRVFPSADNTAGPHGPPETPETPETRETPESPPTPEAPAARHHVLVTRAPDEAPPAPQAPEPVDRAEVASRGSPPAGGHAQTHGRGAATPPPQVAAKPEPPAVHVEPEAFGTALLALVQPLVKEGLVDTVADLTMLLLALSTRPFVLLAGPPGSGKSSLARLAAQILGLFEGTTYHEITVQPHWKSQRHVEAEVRASWTRTSDGHRRLYLFDEINLASPESYLMPFLRLLDKQPHGRAAMLACGTLNIDDSSRPPSPTIIDRAFFIEIDAPKGLEAMPNPAEVVAGARLDGLPAPAPLARRSLSPRVGAVVEVLQQTVEKERLRQDLLPSRRDLIDLAHLTATYESCALNPSLLSLDDLEDHLVAGRLLTKIAGAAEQVEPLVRALEQVLSTHPRLRRCQRRLAVARAQLRLGFVSPWQ from the coding sequence GTGCAAGGGAACCTCGCTGAGGCGACCTTCATCGGCACACCGGTCACCGACATCTACTTCGCCTGGAAGCAGCGTAGCGCGCAAGAAGAGGAGATTCTCGCGCTGGATCGCGACGATCCGTTGCTCGACCACGGCGGCGTGCATCCGTTTGCGGCCACCATTCCCAACTTCAATCTGGGCCCGCTGGAGGGGCGATTGGTTCCGGGCCCCGGATACTCAAGAATCGGGATCAAGCCCGTGCGGATGTCGGTACGCAAGGCCCCCGCCGAGTTGTCGATCTCTTGGGACGCCAAGAGCCGCGAGGCCCGAGTGCGTTCAGAGCAGATCAGCAAGACTGGTCAACTACACCTTGCGCTCCACCACCTTGTCCTCGAAGAGGACGAAGCGCCTGAAACTCGCTCGCTGCCGAAGCCCGTCCCGGTGTCCGTCGGGCTCTGGTCCGATGCCGCGCCCGACGTCATTATCGACCTAGGAATGTCCAAGACCGTGGTCCTGGCCGCTGACAGCGGTCCGTTCCTGTGGGCTTCCGATGAAAGCGCGCCGCGCGTTTTCCCATCTGCTGACAACACCGCCGGCCCCCATGGCCCGCCGGAGACGCCGGAGACGCCGGAGACGCGGGAGACGCCGGAGAGTCCCCCGACTCCCGAGGCCCCAGCCGCACGCCACCACGTTCTTGTAACCCGAGCTCCCGACGAAGCGCCCCCGGCACCACAGGCACCGGAACCTGTCGACCGAGCCGAGGTGGCATCGCGGGGCTCACCTCCGGCGGGTGGGCACGCGCAGACCCATGGCCGCGGCGCCGCAACGCCGCCGCCGCAGGTCGCCGCCAAACCAGAGCCGCCCGCCGTTCATGTCGAGCCCGAAGCATTCGGCACGGCGTTGCTCGCGCTTGTCCAACCGCTTGTCAAAGAAGGGCTGGTCGATACCGTTGCAGATCTCACGATGTTGTTACTCGCGTTGAGCACGCGGCCATTCGTCCTGCTTGCGGGCCCCCCGGGAAGCGGCAAGTCGTCGCTGGCACGACTTGCTGCGCAGATCCTGGGACTCTTCGAGGGGACGACCTATCATGAGATCACAGTGCAACCGCACTGGAAGTCGCAACGCCATGTCGAAGCCGAGGTGCGTGCCTCGTGGACAAGGACCTCTGATGGCCATCGACGTCTTTACCTCTTCGATGAGATCAACTTGGCGAGTCCCGAGTCCTACCTGATGCCGTTCCTTCGACTCCTGGACAAACAGCCTCACGGGCGCGCCGCGATGCTCGCGTGCGGCACGCTCAACATCGATGACTCGTCGCGCCCGCCTTCACCGACGATCATCGACAGGGCGTTCTTCATCGAGATCGACGCGCCCAAGGGGCTCGAGGCGATGCCAAATCCCGCCGAAGTCGTTGCCGGCGCCCGACTTGACGGGTTGCCTGCGCCAGCACCGCTGGCTCGGCGCTCCCTGTCGCCACGCGTCGGCGCGGTCGTAGAGGTCCTTCAGCAGACAGTGGAGAAGGAGCGCCTGCGACAGGATCTCTTGCCGTCGCGGCGTGATCTTATCGATCTCGCTCACCTTACGGCAACGTATGAGTCATGTGCTCTCAATCCATCCCTCCTTTCTTTGGACGATCTCGAGGACCACCTTGTCGCGGGCCGCCTCCTGACGAAGATCGCGGGAGCCGCCGAACAAGTCGAGCCCTTGGTCAGAGCTCTCGAGCAGGTGCTGTCGACTCATCCACGGCTGCGGCGCTGCCAACGGCGGCTGGCGGTCGCGCGAGCACAGCTCCGGCTCGGCTTCGTGAGCCCGTGGCAGTAG
- a CDS encoding phage resistance protein — MAEPTFVRDLFNLPEQIRKGDFVLKLSEGIDNPRVTAETYVVTPRLAQAFDAALTLVGGALRDGRSQAAYLHGSFGSGKSHFMALLSLLLAGQEDAWRIPELHRLRAKHEFVGQRRLLELHFHMIGQPSLEAAVFGGYLAHVRAHHPSAPLPGLFADEGLFDNAVRLRTTLGDDAFFAPMNAGAGADAGWGSFGQRWTGASFVAATTSAEPDARAELFTALVQTHFQGWDRAASNFVDLDSGLATLARHAAGLGYHGVVLFLDELILWLAGRAADAAWLHSEAQKMVKLVEAADMHRQIPLVSFIARQRNLADLVGEDYAGVEEMRLRQSLKHWEGRYDTIELQDSNLPAIVEKRVLRARDDQARQTLDDAFERMRRSAGPAWNVMLGGDDQAAFRKLYPFSPALVDVLVALSNSLQRQRTAIKLLLEILVDHTSDLVLGDVVRVGDLFDVLAAGQDSADGVMRSRFEAAKQIYKYQFLPLIQRQNGTDGAARCQRVRDDAVRLGCSGCAERACRTDNRLIKTLLIAALVPEVDAVKDLSASRLVQLNHGSLKLPIPGNEASHVAGKLRSWAAEIGQLQVGTEADPRARLRLEGVDLGPILERARHVDSSGARQRVMRDLLFEALGLEKVLEKGKAHSVEWRSTNRSGLVLFGNVRTMGPDTLRCGDGEDWRLVIDYPFDDHEFGPADDQEALERFTETSGGSWTLVWLPSFLSDALEKLLGELVILEHILETRETARGYVAELSVENQSRALTDLENLRSAKKQRLMLVLEQAYGLATPKEGDLDSARTIERHLFVLKPGAQLAARVPPNFAEAVDIYVEDLLATRWPRHPRLTAKLTKRRVETLIDVFGQLVDSDDKRLPAERALVDEVRGTLGELGLVRTTENAIHLLEDRTLQELENRRSQKAVDQPTVSQLRAWLDDTGKMGLPTEAEDLTVRCYARHAARTFVYFGKAYTPEAGRPIPAEVVLEKPQLPGQADWARALDMAGALLGVTMAGRALHADNLKRFELLVAERVKEVAPAADKLPALIDGARSAFELGADIDRLRTARAAADLCGALLGQAALRQVAVLAACAPVTSAQALARSLATSKAVAQVLTDRLTMGQFDALTARRGVVEGAAELLDRVAAIVRQDEIVAALPEHVRRAAEEAQRLLTGTVPQPPPPSPGWRVVLERTVHGQGKARALAALDDAVAAARAAIEGGDDEVELSGALHVKARTAAPSPRRGGKA, encoded by the coding sequence ATGGCCGAACCGACCTTCGTCCGCGATCTCTTCAACCTGCCGGAGCAGATCCGCAAGGGTGACTTCGTCCTCAAGCTGTCCGAGGGCATCGACAACCCGCGCGTGACGGCGGAGACCTACGTGGTCACCCCGCGGCTGGCCCAGGCCTTCGACGCGGCGTTGACGCTGGTCGGCGGCGCGCTGCGCGACGGCCGCAGCCAGGCGGCGTACCTCCATGGCAGCTTCGGCTCGGGCAAGTCGCACTTCATGGCGCTGCTGTCGCTCCTGCTCGCGGGCCAGGAGGACGCGTGGCGCATCCCCGAGCTGCACCGGCTGCGGGCCAAGCACGAGTTCGTCGGGCAGCGGCGGCTGCTCGAGCTGCACTTTCACATGATCGGCCAGCCGTCGCTCGAGGCGGCGGTGTTCGGCGGCTACCTGGCGCACGTGCGCGCGCACCACCCGTCCGCGCCGCTGCCGGGGCTGTTCGCCGACGAGGGGCTGTTCGACAACGCGGTGCGGCTGCGGACCACGCTCGGCGACGACGCGTTCTTCGCGCCGATGAACGCCGGCGCGGGCGCCGACGCCGGCTGGGGCAGCTTCGGCCAGCGCTGGACCGGCGCCAGCTTCGTGGCCGCGACCACGTCGGCCGAGCCCGACGCGCGCGCCGAGCTGTTCACCGCGCTGGTCCAGACCCACTTCCAGGGCTGGGACCGCGCCGCCAGCAACTTCGTCGATCTGGATAGCGGCCTGGCGACCCTGGCCCGCCACGCGGCCGGGCTCGGCTACCACGGTGTGGTGCTGTTCCTCGACGAGCTGATCCTGTGGCTGGCGGGCCGCGCCGCGGACGCCGCGTGGCTGCACAGCGAGGCCCAGAAGATGGTCAAGCTGGTCGAGGCCGCCGACATGCACCGGCAGATCCCGCTGGTGTCGTTCATCGCGCGCCAGCGCAACCTCGCCGATCTGGTGGGCGAGGACTACGCCGGCGTCGAGGAGATGCGGCTGCGCCAGTCGCTCAAGCACTGGGAGGGGCGCTACGACACGATCGAGCTGCAGGACTCGAACCTGCCGGCGATCGTCGAGAAGCGGGTGCTGCGCGCGCGGGATGACCAAGCTCGCCAGACCCTCGACGACGCCTTCGAGCGCATGCGGCGATCGGCGGGGCCGGCCTGGAACGTCATGCTCGGCGGCGACGACCAGGCGGCGTTCCGCAAGCTGTACCCGTTCAGCCCGGCGCTGGTCGACGTGCTGGTGGCGCTGTCGAACTCGCTGCAGCGGCAGCGCACCGCGATCAAGCTGCTGCTCGAGATCCTGGTCGATCACACCAGCGATCTGGTCCTGGGCGACGTCGTGCGCGTGGGCGATCTGTTCGACGTGCTCGCGGCTGGCCAGGACTCGGCCGACGGCGTCATGCGCAGCCGGTTCGAGGCCGCCAAGCAGATCTACAAGTATCAGTTCCTGCCGCTGATCCAGCGCCAGAACGGCACCGACGGCGCCGCCCGGTGCCAGCGCGTGCGCGACGACGCCGTCCGCCTGGGCTGCTCGGGCTGCGCCGAGCGCGCGTGCCGCACCGACAACCGCCTGATCAAGACGCTGCTCATCGCCGCGCTCGTGCCCGAGGTCGACGCGGTCAAGGACCTGTCGGCGTCGCGGCTGGTCCAGCTCAACCACGGGTCGCTCAAGCTGCCGATCCCGGGCAACGAGGCCAGCCACGTCGCCGGCAAGCTGCGCAGCTGGGCCGCCGAGATCGGGCAGCTCCAGGTCGGCACCGAGGCCGATCCGCGCGCGCGGCTGCGCCTCGAGGGCGTCGATCTGGGGCCGATCCTCGAGCGCGCCCGCCACGTCGACTCCAGCGGCGCGCGCCAGCGCGTCATGCGCGACCTGCTGTTCGAGGCCCTCGGCCTGGAGAAGGTGCTCGAGAAGGGCAAGGCCCACAGCGTCGAGTGGCGCAGCACCAACCGCTCGGGCCTGGTGCTGTTCGGGAACGTCCGCACCATGGGCCCCGACACCCTCCGCTGCGGCGACGGGGAGGACTGGCGGCTGGTGATCGACTACCCGTTCGACGATCACGAGTTCGGCCCGGCCGACGATCAGGAGGCGCTGGAGCGCTTCACCGAGACCAGCGGCGGGAGCTGGACGCTGGTGTGGCTGCCGAGCTTCCTGTCGGACGCGCTCGAGAAGCTGCTCGGCGAGCTGGTCATCCTGGAGCACATCCTCGAGACCCGCGAGACCGCGCGGGGCTACGTCGCCGAGCTGAGCGTCGAGAACCAGAGCCGCGCGCTGACCGACCTCGAGAACCTGCGCAGCGCCAAGAAGCAGCGGCTGATGCTGGTGCTCGAGCAGGCCTACGGCCTGGCCACGCCGAAGGAGGGGGACCTCGACTCGGCGCGCACGATCGAGCGCCACCTGTTCGTGCTCAAGCCGGGCGCGCAGCTGGCGGCCCGGGTCCCGCCCAACTTCGCGGAGGCGGTCGACATCTACGTCGAGGATCTGCTCGCGACCCGGTGGCCGCGCCACCCGCGCCTGACCGCCAAGCTGACCAAGCGTCGGGTCGAGACGTTGATCGACGTGTTCGGCCAGCTGGTGGACAGCGACGACAAGCGGCTCCCGGCCGAGCGGGCGCTGGTCGACGAGGTCCGCGGCACGCTCGGCGAGCTGGGCCTGGTGCGCACCACCGAGAACGCGATCCACCTGCTCGAGGACCGGACGCTGCAGGAGCTCGAGAACCGCCGCTCGCAGAAGGCCGTCGACCAGCCGACCGTGAGTCAGCTCCGCGCGTGGCTCGACGACACCGGCAAGATGGGCCTGCCGACCGAGGCCGAAGACCTGACGGTGCGCTGCTACGCCCGCCACGCCGCGCGCACGTTCGTCTACTTCGGGAAGGCCTACACGCCCGAGGCCGGGCGGCCGATCCCCGCCGAGGTCGTCCTCGAGAAGCCCCAGCTCCCGGGCCAGGCCGACTGGGCCCGCGCGCTCGACATGGCGGGCGCGCTGCTGGGCGTGACGATGGCCGGGCGCGCGCTCCACGCCGACAACCTCAAGCGCTTCGAGCTGCTCGTCGCCGAGCGCGTGAAGGAGGTCGCGCCCGCGGCCGACAAGCTGCCGGCGCTGATCGACGGCGCGCGGAGCGCGTTCGAGCTGGGCGCCGACATCGATCGCCTGCGCACGGCCCGCGCCGCCGCCGACCTGTGCGGCGCGCTCCTCGGCCAGGCCGCGCTGCGTCAGGTCGCGGTGCTCGCAGCCTGCGCGCCGGTGACCTCGGCCCAGGCGCTGGCGCGGAGCCTGGCCACCAGCAAGGCCGTCGCCCAGGTGCTCACGGATCGTCTCACCATGGGCCAGTTCGATGCGCTCACAGCCCGCCGCGGCGTCGTCGAAGGCGCGGCCGAGCTGCTCGACCGCGTGGCCGCGATCGTGCGCCAGGACGAGATCGTCGCCGCGCTGCCCGAGCACGTCCGGCGCGCGGCGGAGGAGGCCCAGCGCCTGCTGACCGGGACCGTGCCGCAGCCACCGCCGCCATCACCCGGCTGGCGCGTCGTGCTCGAGCGGACCGTCCACGGCCAGGGCAAGGCCCGGGCGCTGGCGGCGCTCGACGACGCGGTCGCGGCCGCGCGCGCGGCGATCGAGGGCGGCGACGACGAGGTCGAGCTGAGCGGCGCGCTGCACGTCAAGGCCCGGACCGCCGCGCCGTCGCCACGGCGAGGCGGCAAGGCATGA
- the pglZ gene encoding BREX-2 system phosphatase PglZ: MRRHELSDSDEQTAVVRRAEMAVRLATWLVARADRELPPATTACGDVETPASRYVREGGYLDWARRGARGTDDGAFGRGVVSVLAAVDAARVELDRRFAAGLRGWHEAGRPSTQVVPIDQAVKRLAGRFLREKAERRLLVVLMDGMAWAQAAELLESMGRRASVWGPLAWHGLAGHRIGDAPFPPVITTFPSLTEISRAAFFAGKPMPAGPSPNTQDDPKRWRAHRDMVKFCGATDAPQLLLRGDGQTADGSATPEALSQVLDRSRRVTAVVINTIDMSLKTDAAHQHVWTLDTVKALRDLLERAAEAGRAVLLCSDHGHVPSDRFTGGVRLQDGGARWRPWASADAPVGEHEIGLAAADGVWAPRGAHGVVLLADDTQRYGGGTGAGEHGGATLAEALAPCLFVGCKDNPAAEDDPGQAVRPARSPTWWNFDVGGTEPVLEVDDPRSGRRKKPAPDNQLALVGVTPPVAPTPAPRRPPSASPLATAPLLIARVVGAAERERVVAAVEFLRSRGGVADAAAFAAELGEFVARVSGLVSRMQEVLNVDGYQVLRYDRQGKQVHLDVAKLAQQFEVTL; this comes from the coding sequence GTGCGGCGCCATGAGCTGTCCGACAGCGACGAGCAGACGGCGGTCGTGCGCCGCGCCGAGATGGCCGTGCGGCTGGCGACGTGGCTGGTCGCGCGCGCCGACCGCGAGCTGCCACCTGCGACCACGGCGTGCGGCGACGTCGAGACGCCCGCGAGCCGGTACGTGCGCGAGGGCGGCTACCTCGACTGGGCCCGGCGGGGCGCCCGGGGCACCGATGACGGAGCCTTCGGGCGCGGCGTGGTGTCGGTGCTCGCCGCGGTCGACGCGGCGCGGGTCGAGCTCGATCGTCGGTTCGCGGCGGGGCTGCGCGGGTGGCACGAGGCCGGCCGACCGTCGACCCAGGTCGTGCCGATCGATCAGGCGGTGAAGCGCCTGGCCGGGCGGTTCCTGCGCGAGAAGGCGGAGCGACGGCTGCTGGTCGTGCTGATGGACGGCATGGCCTGGGCCCAGGCGGCCGAGCTGCTCGAGTCGATGGGACGGCGCGCGTCGGTCTGGGGACCGCTGGCGTGGCACGGCCTGGCCGGGCATCGGATCGGCGACGCGCCGTTCCCGCCGGTGATCACCACGTTCCCCTCGCTGACCGAGATCAGCCGCGCCGCGTTCTTCGCGGGGAAGCCGATGCCGGCGGGCCCGTCGCCGAACACGCAAGACGATCCCAAGCGTTGGCGCGCGCACCGCGACATGGTGAAGTTCTGCGGGGCGACCGACGCGCCGCAGCTGCTGCTCCGCGGCGATGGCCAGACCGCCGACGGCTCGGCGACCCCCGAGGCGCTCAGTCAAGTGCTCGACCGATCGCGCCGGGTCACCGCCGTGGTGATCAACACCATCGACATGTCGCTCAAGACCGACGCGGCCCACCAGCACGTGTGGACCCTCGACACCGTCAAGGCGCTGCGCGACCTGCTCGAGCGCGCCGCCGAAGCCGGCCGCGCGGTCCTGCTGTGCAGCGACCACGGGCACGTGCCGTCCGACCGGTTCACGGGCGGCGTCCGCCTGCAGGACGGCGGCGCGCGCTGGCGGCCGTGGGCCAGCGCTGACGCGCCGGTCGGCGAGCACGAGATCGGGCTCGCCGCAGCCGATGGCGTCTGGGCGCCGCGCGGCGCGCACGGCGTGGTGCTCCTGGCCGACGATACCCAGCGCTACGGCGGCGGCACCGGCGCGGGCGAGCACGGCGGCGCCACCCTGGCCGAGGCGCTCGCACCGTGCCTGTTCGTCGGCTGCAAGGACAACCCCGCCGCCGAGGATGACCCGGGCCAGGCGGTGCGGCCGGCGAGGTCCCCGACATGGTGGAACTTCGACGTCGGTGGCACGGAGCCGGTGCTCGAGGTCGACGACCCGCGGTCGGGCCGGCGCAAGAAGCCCGCGCCCGACAACCAGCTCGCGCTGGTCGGCGTGACACCGCCCGTCGCCCCGACGCCAGCACCCCGCCGGCCACCGAGCGCGTCGCCGTTGGCGACCGCGCCGCTCTTGATCGCACGCGTCGTGGGCGCCGCCGAGCGCGAGCGGGTCGTGGCCGCGGTCGAATTTCTCCGGTCGCGCGGCGGCGTCGCCGACGCGGCCGCCTTCGCGGCCGAGCTGGGCGAGTTCGTCGCCCGGGTGAGCGGGCTGGTCTCGAGGATGCAAGAGGTGCTCAACGTCGACGGCTACCAGGTGCTCCGCTACGATCGCCAGGGCAAGCAGGTCCACCTCGACGTCGCCAAGCTCGCGCAGCAGTTCGAAGTGACGCTCTAG